The proteins below come from a single Rosa rugosa chromosome 2, drRosRugo1.1, whole genome shotgun sequence genomic window:
- the LOC133731921 gene encoding reactive Intermediate Deaminase A, chloroplastic: MAWSAARSFHMPTIDMGALRTGAPLAVAGVGCASVAGWRSLVSSKPSSRFACLAISTDARIKEAVKTDKAPAALGPYSQAIKANNVLYVSGCLGLIPETGKFISDDVEGQTEQVLKNMGEILKASGADYSSVVKTTILLADLKDFKAVNEIYAKYFPSPAPARSTFQVAALPLDAKIEIECIAAL, from the exons ATGGCGTGGTCTGCGGCGAGGAGCTTCCACATGCCGACGATCGACATGGGCGCACTGCGCACCGGGGCTCCCTTAGCCGTCGCCGGCGTCGGCTGTGCCTCGGTAGCCGGGTGGCGATCCTTGGTTTCATCGAAGCCCTCTTCCCGTTTCGCTTGCTTAGCAATTTCCACTGACGCTC GAATCAAGGAGGCTGTGAAAACAGATAAGGCTCCGGCTGCATTGGGACCCTATTCTCAGGCAATCAAAGCTAACAATGTCCTCTATGTGTCTGGTTGTCTTGGTCTGATTCCGGAG ACCGGAAAGTTCATCTCGGATGATGTTGAAGGTCAGACGGAGCAG GTTCTCAAGAATATGGGAGAAATACTGAAAGCAAGTGGTGCTGATTATTCGTCTGTGGTTAAAACAACTATTTT GTTGGCTGACTTGAAAGACTTCAAGGCAGTCAATGAGATCTATGCTAAAT ACTTTCCATCACCAGCTCCAGCACGCTCAACATTTCAGGTAGCAGCATTGCCTTTGGATGCCAAGATTGAAATTGAGTGCATTGCAGCACTGTAG
- the LOC133732777 gene encoding uncharacterized protein LOC133732777 yields MDSGLSSLIGVAPPPPPPPLSSETASQRWRRLCGLLKNRKPSKEEKFGLRVAVLSIYAKYQFINGIDNLDLDSQDEEQTETTEEANVPSRYYCYQCRQVVSVTVDVEMTCPLCHGGWIQECSTVGLLYLNMPSESEHSASDSDGQGTILIHPSSPTVIDIVEDSYGSDPNPNRSPFHSTGLYDYNNYDESHQATGNYDSSLEQGLLTLSIDANIVANQPHHGTGVTTSVWIFSATGFAFEAVSAFFDQVSTPRKPQYSLYGMLLSIVAVLVCILDLIHNALIQRLRGLTSASNILWGILPEIFGLALAFIQCISSALQFLFLYRHAANPMKISLVPFLFFFVLFAFKYREGRNRG; encoded by the exons ATGGATAGCGGCTTGAGCAGTTTGATCGGAGtggcaccaccaccaccaccaccaccactatcGTCGGAGACGGCAAGCCAACGATGGAGGAGATTGTGTGGCCTCCTCAAGAACCGCAAGCCAAGCAAG GAGGAGAAGTTCGGACTCCGTGTTGCAGTGCTGAGTATATATGCAAAATACCAATTTATCAACG GAATAGACAATCTAGATCTAGATAGTCAGGACGAGGAACAGACAGAGACAACAGAGGAAGCAAATGTTCCTAGCAGGTATTACTGTTATCAGTGTCGTCAAGTGGTCAGTGTCACTGTGGATGTCGAAATGACATGCCCTCTCTGCCATGGCGGCTGGATACAAGAATGTAGTACCGTTGGCCTACTCTATCTTAATATGCCATCAGAATCTGAGCATTCTGCTAGTGATTCTGATGGACAGGGCACCATTCTGATCCATCCTTCCAGTCCAACTGTCATAGACATTGTCGAGGACAGCTATGGTTCAGATCCCAACCCCAACAGGTCCCCTTTTCATAGCACTGGTTTGTATGATTACAACAACTATGACGAGTCACACCAGGCAACG GGCAATTATGATTCTAGTTTGGAACAGGGATTACTTACACTTAGCATTGATGCAAATATTGTTGCTAACCAGCCTCATCATGGGACAGGG GTTACTACATCAGTCTGGATCTTTTCAGCCACTGGTTTCGCCTTTGAGGCTGTATCGGCATTTTTCGATCAGGTTTCCACCCCACGGAAGCCTCAATACTCATTGTATGGCATGCTGTTGTCCATCGTGGCTGTACTTGTTTGCATCTTGGACCTCATTCACAATGCCCTGATACAAAGACTAAGAGGACTCACATCTGCGAGTAACATTCTTTGGGGTATCTTGCCCGAAATTTTTGGTTTAGCTCTCGCATTTATTCAATGCATTAGCTCGGCACTGCAGTTTTTATTTCTCTATAGGCATGCTGCTAATCCTATGAAAATATCGCTTGTgcctttcttatttttcttcgtTTTGTTTGCTTTCAAATATAGAGAAGGAAGGAATAGAGGTTAG